In Vicinamibacteria bacterium, the genomic stretch GGCTTCCCGCGAGAGCTCGGGGCGCTCGAGCCGATCTTTCGTGAGTCGAACGAGAAGCTCGCGAAACACTTCGAACGGCGCGGCACCGACGGCTGCGTCGATGCGACTCTTGGCTTCGTTCCACAGCGTCTCGTCACGCGCGGTGTCCAGAAACTCGTGACCCGCCCAGGTCAGCCGCTCCGGCCACCATTGACCGGGTACGAGCTCGTCGGCTCGAATGAGGCCGGCATCGTGTAGGATTTGAATGTGGTACTGAATGGATGATGCGTCGTATCCCTCTTCGACGAGCTGGGTCCAACCTCCGGGACTCGTTCCATCGGCTCCGCTTTGCTCGACGTGCTGCAAAATTCGACGGACGAGATCGACGTCGCGTTTCATGACTGGGTTCATTTACTTTCACGCCGGG encodes the following:
- a CDS encoding DUF2513 domain-containing protein produces the protein MKRDVDLVRRILQHVEQSGADGTSPGGWTQLVEEGYDASSIQYHIQILHDAGLIRADELVPGQWWPERLTWAGHEFLDTARDETLWNEAKSRIDAAVGAAPFEVFRELLVRLTKDRLERPELSREAISPKPAAGRPKRK